A stretch of Myceligenerans xiligouense DNA encodes these proteins:
- a CDS encoding ArdC-like ssDNA-binding domain-containing protein: MRTDTRTLEEKVADRNAKLDALHDKLTAAVEQLITGHDWRRALAFAARFRSRSFNNTLLIWAQHAAAHEGGIVLAESPTYVAGFQQWRTLGRQVMKGQPGYQILAPVTARMAGRDDDPDSWHRLAKGQKPESGEVVRSRMTGVRPAYAWDISQTDGAPIPERPAVELPAGQAPPGLWDGLAGQVAALGYDVRLVPDTAALDGASGRTTYATRLVEIRSDLDPSGQAAVLAHELAHTMLHAPGHDTAPEDGTSPDPEAKVALHTAGSARSRPTPSPTWSPPPMAWT; encoded by the coding sequence ATGCGCACCGATACCCGCACGCTCGAAGAGAAGGTCGCCGACCGCAACGCCAAGCTCGACGCCCTGCACGACAAGCTGACTGCTGCAGTCGAGCAGCTCATCACCGGCCACGACTGGCGGCGCGCCCTGGCCTTCGCCGCACGGTTCCGCTCTCGGTCGTTCAACAACACCCTGTTGATCTGGGCACAGCACGCCGCCGCGCACGAAGGGGGCATCGTCCTGGCCGAGTCACCAACCTACGTCGCCGGGTTCCAGCAGTGGCGCACCTTGGGACGACAGGTCATGAAGGGCCAGCCCGGCTACCAGATCCTCGCTCCGGTCACTGCCCGCATGGCCGGCCGCGACGACGACCCCGACTCCTGGCACCGCCTGGCCAAAGGGCAGAAGCCCGAGTCCGGCGAGGTAGTCAGGTCGCGCATGACCGGGGTCCGGCCCGCCTACGCCTGGGACATCTCCCAGACCGACGGCGCACCGATCCCCGAACGGCCGGCCGTCGAGTTGCCCGCAGGTCAGGCTCCACCCGGCCTCTGGGACGGCCTGGCCGGTCAGGTCGCCGCGCTAGGTTACGACGTTCGTCTGGTCCCCGATACGGCCGCGCTGGACGGCGCCAGCGGACGCACGACCTACGCTACCCGCCTCGTCGAGATCCGCTCCGACCTGGACCCCAGCGGCCAAGCAGCCGTTCTGGCCCATGAGCTCGCCCACACCATGCTCCATGCCCCTGGGCATGACACCGCGCCCGAGGACGGCACCAGTCCCGATCCGGAAGCGAAGGTCGCTCTCCACACCGCGGGATCCGCGAGGTCGAGGCCGACTCCGTCGCCTACATGGTCGCCGCCGCCCATGGCCTGGACCTGA
- a CDS encoding metal-sulfur cluster assembly factor — translation MTEGTTTDVEQEAPQAGTAEAPDAAAPAAGGTPVNVADVEEALRDVIDPELGINVVDLGLIYGVQIDQNSFATIDMTLTSAACPLTDVIEDQSAQALEGIVSGQRINWVWMPPWGPEKITDEGKEQLRMLGFNV, via the coding sequence ATGACCGAGGGAACCACGACCGACGTCGAGCAGGAAGCTCCGCAGGCCGGGACCGCCGAGGCGCCGGATGCCGCCGCGCCGGCAGCCGGAGGCACGCCCGTGAACGTGGCCGACGTCGAAGAGGCCCTGCGCGACGTGATCGACCCCGAACTGGGGATCAACGTCGTCGACCTGGGCCTCATCTACGGCGTGCAGATCGACCAGAACAGCTTCGCCACGATCGACATGACCCTCACGTCCGCGGCCTGCCCGCTCACCGACGTGATCGAGGACCAGTCCGCCCAGGCCCTGGAGGGCATCGTGTCCGGCCAGCGCATCAACTGGGTGTGGATGCCGCCGTGGGGGCCGGAGAAGATCACGGACGAGGGGAAAGAGCAGCTGCGGATGTTGGGGTTCAACGTCTGA
- the sufU gene encoding Fe-S cluster assembly sulfur transfer protein SufU — translation MSSLEQMYQQVILDHAKHPVGRGLVDVDAAHLQGESHQVNPTCGDEVTLRVDVVPGADGGPARVAGVSWEGQGCSISQASVSVMTELVSDQPLDEVARLDALFHDLMGSRGKGLDAEDAEDDLGDAMAFTGVSKYPARIKCALLGWAALKDSLVRSGASATND, via the coding sequence GTGAGCTCGCTCGAGCAGATGTACCAGCAGGTGATCCTGGACCACGCGAAGCACCCGGTGGGCCGGGGGCTGGTCGACGTGGACGCGGCGCACCTCCAGGGGGAGTCGCACCAGGTGAACCCGACGTGCGGTGACGAGGTGACCCTGCGGGTCGACGTCGTACCCGGCGCCGACGGCGGGCCCGCCCGCGTGGCCGGCGTGTCCTGGGAGGGACAGGGCTGCTCCATCTCGCAGGCCTCCGTGTCGGTGATGACGGAGCTGGTCAGCGACCAGCCCTTGGACGAGGTCGCGCGGCTCGACGCCCTGTTCCACGACCTGATGGGCTCGCGCGGCAAGGGGCTCGACGCCGAGGACGCCGAGGACGACCTCGGCGATGCCATGGCCTTCACCGGGGTGTCGAAGTACCCCGCCCGGATCAAGTGCGCGCTGCTCGGCTGGGCGGCGCTCAAGGACTCGCTGGTGCGCAGCGGCGCGTCGGCCACCAACGACTGA